The following are encoded together in the Candidatus Omnitrophota bacterium genome:
- a CDS encoding pyridoxamine 5'-phosphate oxidase family protein, with protein MNKEEAIDIVRDAGFGFLATVGGDQPHVRPMMPYLTEEGELLLALLGRSRTISDIKSNPKVEVCFVDRKMWYCRVTGTAVLSDDAAKKNLVWEGIPMLRQYFAGPQDQGFHLAVITIKSIEAMTPHGRTPEQINL; from the coding sequence ATGAACAAAGAAGAAGCCATTGATATTGTCCGCGACGCCGGGTTTGGGTTTTTGGCCACGGTGGGAGGGGACCAGCCGCACGTGCGGCCCATGATGCCTTATTTGACCGAAGAAGGGGAATTATTGCTGGCCCTTTTGGGCCGTTCGCGCACCATTTCTGATATCAAATCCAACCCCAAGGTTGAAGTGTGTTTCGTGGACCGCAAAATGTGGTATTGCCGCGTGACGGGAACGGCTGTTTTGAGCGATGACGCGGCTAAGAAAAATCTGGTTTGGGAAGGCATCCCTATGCTGCGCCAGTATTTTGCCGGCCCGCAGGACCAGGGCTTCCATTTGGCGGTCATCACGATCAAAAGCATTGAAGCCATGACGCCCCACGGCCGCACGCCGGAACAGATCAACTTATAA
- a CDS encoding Fic family protein has translation MRYIYQLNNWPKFAWNHKKISGLLGPIRNRQGQLTGRMGAMGFLLRSEALLQTLTLDVLKSSEIEGEHLNPDQVRSSIARKLGMDIGGLVPSDRNVDGMVAMMLDATQYFNKPLTKARLFGWQSGLFPGGYSGMHKIVTGGWRDDRHGPMQVVSGPVGRERVHFEAPDAARLEAEMKTFLQWFNAVAEIDPVLKAAIAHLWFVIIHPFEDGNGRLARAITDMQLARADGSSQRFYSMSVQIGQERNTYYTILEKTQESDDLDITSWLEWFLNCLDRAITATENTLAKVLRKARFWAEQPVAAINERQRTMINRLFDGFEGKLTSSKWAKITKCSTDTALRDILDLIKKGVLTKEIAGGRSTSYRLI, from the coding sequence ATGCGGTATATATATCAACTTAATAATTGGCCAAAATTCGCCTGGAACCATAAAAAGATCTCAGGCCTGCTTGGCCCCATACGCAATCGCCAGGGGCAGTTGACCGGGCGAATGGGGGCGATGGGATTTTTGCTGCGTTCGGAAGCCCTGCTGCAGACGCTCACGCTGGATGTCCTCAAAAGTAGTGAGATCGAAGGGGAACATCTTAACCCTGACCAGGTGCGTTCGTCTATTGCCCGTAAATTGGGGATGGACATCGGAGGACTTGTGCCTTCCGACAGGAATGTGGACGGTATGGTGGCCATGATGCTTGATGCGACCCAGTATTTTAATAAACCTCTGACGAAGGCTCGTCTGTTCGGTTGGCAATCCGGTCTTTTTCCAGGGGGTTATAGTGGAATGCACAAGATCGTCACCGGCGGCTGGCGCGATGACCGGCACGGTCCTATGCAGGTTGTTTCTGGCCCGGTTGGCAGGGAACGTGTCCATTTTGAGGCACCGGATGCCGCCCGTCTTGAAGCGGAAATGAAGACCTTCCTTCAGTGGTTCAATGCCGTAGCAGAGATCGACCCGGTCCTTAAAGCAGCCATCGCCCATTTATGGTTTGTGATCATTCATCCTTTTGAGGATGGGAATGGACGTTTGGCCAGGGCGATAACAGACATGCAGCTGGCCCGTGCTGATGGCAGTAGCCAGCGTTTTTATAGCATGTCTGTGCAGATCGGGCAGGAAAGAAATACCTATTATACCATCCTGGAAAAAACACAGGAAAGCGATGACTTGGACATTACATCATGGCTGGAATGGTTCTTAAACTGCCTAGACCGGGCGATTACGGCAACCGAGAATACATTAGCCAAGGTCCTTAGGAAAGCCCGGTTTTGGGCGGAACAACCAGTTGCAGCCATTAACGAGCGTCAACGGACGATGATCAACCGGTTATTTGACGGTTTTGAGGGGAAGTTGACGTCATCCAAATGGGCCAAGATCACCAAATGTTCGACTGATACGGCATTGAGGGATATCCTGGATCTTATTAAAAAAGGGGTCCTGACTAAGGAAATAG